From Triticum urartu cultivar G1812 chromosome 2, Tu2.1, whole genome shotgun sequence, a single genomic window includes:
- the LOC125538277 gene encoding uncharacterized protein LOC125538277 isoform X2, translated as MRSAASPGGGRRMSPGEEALRSLKRPRHPVDPGSGSDSGSSSGSESDGDFVSDLRQIACLLRLIKGGANKDRQKMCEQIIASVAANIQTMLEDTKSKFEKERQNLLKVLSGTSKECESSLNEEYTKLQDTYEMFCEENDAHLQTFKDLFSQVEVEKKKLLEQYQYQREETATLSELGDTFSEKITNAKPSPKRMKQDDKSFIIFRKSIGSYLECASDDDFDLDDG; from the exons ATGCGGTCTGCGGCGAGTCCCGGCGGCGGAAGGAGGATGTCCCCGGGTGAAGAGGCTCTGCGGTCGTTGAAGAGGCCGCGCCACCCCGTGGATCCCGGCTCCGGCTCGGACTCCGGCTCCAGCTCCGGCTCGGAATCCGACGGCGATTTCGTCAG TGACTTGAGGCAGATCGCGTGCCTGCTGCGGTTGATCAAGGGTGGGGCCAACAAGGATCGCCAGAAGATGTGCGAGCAGATCATCGCCAG TGTTGCAGCCAATATTCAGACTATGCTTGAAGATACCAAGTCCAAGTTTGAGAAGGAAAG GCAGAACTTGCTGAAAGTATTGTCAGGCACTTCGAAAGAG TGTGAAAGTTCATTGAACGAAGAGTACACTAAGCTTCAGGACACATATGAAATGTTCTGTGAAGAAAATGATGCACACTTACAAACCTTCAAAG ACCTATTCTCACAAGTTGAAGTTGAGAAAAAGAAACTGCTTGAGCAGTATCAATATCAGA GGGAGGAGACGGCTACATTGTCTGAACTTGGTGACACCTTCTCAGAGAAGATAACAAATGCCAAACCATCACCAAAAAGGATGAAGCAG GATGACAAGTCTTTCATCATCTTCCGCAAGTCGATTGGTTCATATCTCGAGTGCGCATCGGACGATGATTTTGACCTTGATGATGGGTGA
- the LOC125538277 gene encoding uncharacterized protein LOC125538277 isoform X1: MRSAASPGGGRRMSPGEEALRSLKRPRHPVDPGSGSDSGSSSGSESDGDFVSDLRQIACLLRLIKGGANKDRQKMCEQIIASVAANIQTMLEDTKSKFEKERQNLLKVLSGTSKEQCESSLNEEYTKLQDTYEMFCEENDAHLQTFKDLFSQVEVEKKKLLEQYQYQREETATLSELGDTFSEKITNAKPSPKRMKQDDKSFIIFRKSIGSYLECASDDDFDLDDG; encoded by the exons ATGCGGTCTGCGGCGAGTCCCGGCGGCGGAAGGAGGATGTCCCCGGGTGAAGAGGCTCTGCGGTCGTTGAAGAGGCCGCGCCACCCCGTGGATCCCGGCTCCGGCTCGGACTCCGGCTCCAGCTCCGGCTCGGAATCCGACGGCGATTTCGTCAG TGACTTGAGGCAGATCGCGTGCCTGCTGCGGTTGATCAAGGGTGGGGCCAACAAGGATCGCCAGAAGATGTGCGAGCAGATCATCGCCAG TGTTGCAGCCAATATTCAGACTATGCTTGAAGATACCAAGTCCAAGTTTGAGAAGGAAAG GCAGAACTTGCTGAAAGTATTGTCAGGCACTTCGAAAGAG CAGTGTGAAAGTTCATTGAACGAAGAGTACACTAAGCTTCAGGACACATATGAAATGTTCTGTGAAGAAAATGATGCACACTTACAAACCTTCAAAG ACCTATTCTCACAAGTTGAAGTTGAGAAAAAGAAACTGCTTGAGCAGTATCAATATCAGA GGGAGGAGACGGCTACATTGTCTGAACTTGGTGACACCTTCTCAGAGAAGATAACAAATGCCAAACCATCACCAAAAAGGATGAAGCAG GATGACAAGTCTTTCATCATCTTCCGCAAGTCGATTGGTTCATATCTCGAGTGCGCATCGGACGATGATTTTGACCTTGATGATGGGTGA